In Maylandia zebra isolate NMK-2024a linkage group LG12, Mzebra_GT3a, whole genome shotgun sequence, a single genomic region encodes these proteins:
- the LOC101484564 gene encoding uncharacterized protein LOC101484564, translating to MSLQFFGWEVTYDDESPSVELTASQAPKDKGVYTMYHGTSIANARLILASGFQQSQGGMLGKGVYVSRDKKKAERYPLNNSPADRVVLKLHVRVGRVKRIDKDNHPMQYTWSTQGYDTAWVPPNCGMKAVPSGLEEDCVFDPKRVTVVGIAKAPHNVQTELQQLVTKNISHSSTVPGGVVHGATALDVCSLCKRRQQQSPHITTPCWGCGQNICILMSKHVCPVSV from the coding sequence ATGTCGCTACAGTTCTTTGGATGGGAGGTTACCTATGATGATGAGTCTCCCAGTGTGGAGCTGACAGCCTCCCAGGCACCGAAAGATAAGGGTGTCTACACCATGTACCATGGTACCAGCATTGCCAATGCACGTCTCATCCTTGCCAGTGGCTTTCAGCAGTCGCAGGGGGGCATGCTAGGAAAGGGTGTGTACGTCAGCCGTGATAAGAAAAAGGCAGAACGTTATCCATTGAACAACAGCCCTGCAGACCGTGTGGTCCTCAAGTTACACGTGCGTGTTGGCCGTGTCAAACGCATTGACAAGGACAACCATCCTATGCAGTACACTTGGAGCACGCAGGGATATGACACTGCTTGGGTACCCCCTAACTGTGGGATGAAAGCTGTGCCCAGCGGCCTGGAAGAGGACTGTGTGTTCGACCCCAAAAGAGTGACAGTCGTGGGCATTGCAAAGGCTCCACACAATGTGCAGACAGAACTTCAGCAGCTGGTGACTAAGAACATCAGCCATTCCAGCACAGTCCCGGGTGGAGTAGTGCATGGTGCTACTGCTTTGGACGTGTGTTCACTATGCAAACGCAGGCAGCAGCAGTCGCCACACATCACGACACCATGCTGGGGCTGTGGGCAAAACATCTGTATTCTTATGAGCAAACATGTATGTCCAGTTAGCGTTTGA
- the LOC101484842 gene encoding uncharacterized protein LOC101484842 gives MSVQFYGWEVVDDGASYTGVLLEPSQRPQNRGVYTMYHGTSVASARLIIANGFQQSQRGMLGKGVYVSRDKKKAQCYPLNSSSSNRVVFELRVRVGRVKRIDMDNHPMQFTWHTHGYDTAWVPPKCGMMAVKSGKEEDCVFDPKRVTVVGIADAPDTTIRTELQELLAKTSKKSGRGDGDSADVCPLCKRKTQQGAQHIKQQCWKCGQNLCILMSKHFCPGRP, from the coding sequence ATGTCTGTGCAATTCTATGGCTGGGAGGTGGTAGACGATGGTGCCTCTTATACTGGTGTGTTGCTAGAGCCGTCGCAGAGACCTCAGAACCGGGGAGTCTACACTATGTACCATGGGACCAGCGTTGCCAGCGCACGTCTCATTATTGCCAATGGCTTTCAGCAGTCGCAGCGGGGCATGTTAGGAAAGGGTGTGTATGTCAGCCGTGATAAGAAAAAGGCACAATGTTATCCATTGAACAGCAGCTCTTCAAACCGTGTGGTCTTCGAGCTGCGCGTGCGCGTTGGCCGCGTCAAACGTATTGACATGGACAACCATCCTATGCAGTTCACATGGCACACACATGGCTACGACACTGCCTGGGTGCCCCCCAAATGTGGCATGATGGCTGTGAAAAGCGGCAAGGAGGAAGATTGTGTGTTTGATCCCAAAAGAGTGACTGTGGTGGGCATTGCAGATGCACCAGATACCACCATAAGGACAGAGCTTCAGGAGCTTCTTGCAAAAACATCCAAAAAGTCTGGAAGAGGAGATGGTGATTCTGCTGATGTGTGTCCCCTTTGCAAGAGAAAGACACAGCAGGGCGCCCAACATATCAAGCAACAGTGCTGGAAGTGTGGGCAGAACCTCTGCATTCTTATGTCCAAGCACTTCTGTCCAGGAAGACCTTGA
- the fam81b gene encoding protein FAM81B — protein MSHHQSDTQSHTRPDVLEGRLRSQDRPLAVLLEQALRIKEEVTAGLQSSHGSVQIEALSRKLLENHILTITRIVKQLSMGIQELEKEMAQRDSVTSGVAHAVQNMDQKNTAGVGDLRGRVARCDSSIAKLSADVSFREQQVIRLQREVRELSKAVNGQLKELEDKIHVELRRLEASLTKSSKDLKNSMSDLRRQVKLLEDKMTGELDEGKEQTAKLRTWTEQQLKSSLQSHAEDNQELVSLLQDKMLGAESRLADRLLALEARVEKFDIQQNQADRSRHDQLKRSEDKLSRRITLVENNLHQELQLLKQQYHKGFQSVHDAIESLSQICDIKSRLDKEKLEKDISHIRSKVLKY, from the exons ATGTCTCATCATCAGTCTGACACACAGAGTCACACAAG GCCAGATGTCTTGGAAGGTCGTTTGAGGAGTCAGGATAGGCCGCTAGCTGTGCTGCTAGAACAAGCTCTCAGAATCAAAGAGGAGGTGACAGCTGGTCTGCAGTCCAGCCATGGCTCTGTCCAAATTGAGGCACTGTCCCGTAAGCTGTTGGAGAATCACATACTCACCATTACACGTATTGTTAAACAACTCAGCATGGGCATACAG GAATTAGAGAAAGAGATGGCCCAGCGGGACTCTGTCACCTCTGGAGTGGCACACGCTGTTCAAAACATGGACCAGAAAAACACAGCTGGCGTCGGAGACCTGAGAGGAAGAGTAGCCAG GTGTGATTCCAGCATTGCCAAGCTGAGCGCTGACGTGAGcttcagagagcagcaggtgatCAGACTGCAGAGGGAGGTTCGAGAGCTCAGCAAAGCTGTGAATGGACAGCTCAAAGAGCTGGAGGACAAG ATTCATGTTGAGCTTAGAAGACTGGAGGCCTCACTGACAAAGTCTTCTAAGGACCTAAAAAACTCGATGTCTGATCTGCGTAGACAAGTTAAGCTATTAGAAGACAA AATGACAGGAGAGCTTGACGAGGGCAAGGAGCAAACAGCAAAATTGAGGACCTGGACAGAACAACAGCTCAAGAGCTCTCTCCAGTCACATGCCGAGGACAACCAGGAGCTGGTTTCACTATTACAAGACAAAATG TTAGGGGCGGAGTCTAGATTGGCTGACCGCCTGCTTGCCCTGGAGGCACGTGTGGAGAAGTTTGacatccagcagaaccaggctgacCGCAGTCGGCATGATCAGCTGAAACGCTCAGAAGACAAACTTAGCAGAAGAATAACCTTAGTGGAGAACAACCTTCATCAGGAGCTGCAGCTGCTCAAACAGCAGTACCACAAAG GGTTCCAGTCTGTGCATGATGCAATTGAATCACTGAGTCAGATATGTGACATCAAATCTCGCCTTGACAAGGAGAAGCTTGAGAAGGATATCAGCCACATCCGCAGCAAGGTGCTCAAGTACTAG